One Vanessa cardui chromosome 23, ilVanCard2.1, whole genome shotgun sequence DNA segment encodes these proteins:
- the LOC124539663 gene encoding casein kinase I-like isoform X1: MSSFNHLIAFRQELLIINKYRIIRRIGGGSFGEIFLGINVANGEEVAVKIESIKARHPQLLYESRVYKMLHGGIGIPHIRWYGFERDHNILVMDLLGPSLEDLFNFCSRQFTIKTVLMLADQMLGRVEFVHCKCFIHRDIKPDNFLMGIGRHCNKLYMIDFGLAKKFRDVRTRAHIAYREDKNLTGTARYASINAHLGIEQSRRDDMESMGYVLMYFNRGSLPWQGLKAITKKQKYERISEKKMSTPVEVLCKGFPAEFSMYLNYCRGLCFEEAPDYMYLRQLFRILFRTMNYQYDYTFDWTILRQRKQQSTEAGAAPADRRSPAVQRRAQQQPAQPPPKTE, translated from the exons ATGTCTTCGTTCAACCATCTCATCGCTTTTCGACAAGAacttcttattataaataaatatagaatcatTCGAAGAATCGGAGGTGGCTCATTTGGTGAAATTTTTTTGGGAATAAACGTTGCCAATGGCGAG GAGGTCGCTGTTAAGATAGAATCGATTAAGGCGCGGCATCCACAGCTTCTCTATGAGAGTCGAGTATATAAAATGCTCCATGGGGGCATTGGCATACCACATATCAG ATGGTACGGCTTCGAAAGAGACCACAACATCCTCGTCATGGACCTTCTTGGTCCATCTCTGGAGGACTTGTTCAACTTTTGTTCGCGTCAATTCACAATCAAGACGGTTCTTATGCTTGCAG ATCAAATGCTGGGTCGCGTGGAGTTCGTCCACTGCAAGTGTTTCATCCACCGCGACATAAAGCCGGACAACTTCCTGATGGGTATCGGTCGGCACTGCAACAAGCTATACATGATCGACTTCGGTCTCGCGAAGAAGTTCCGAGACGTGCGCACCCGAGCCCACATCGCCTACCGCGAGGACAAAAACCTGACTG GCACAGCCCGCTATGCGTCTATCAACGCTCACCTCGGTATCGAGCAATCCCGGCGAGATGACATGGAATCTATGGGCTACGTACTTATGTATTTCAATAG AGGTTCCCTGCCGTGGCAAGGCTTGAAAGCTATcacaaagaaacaaaaatacgaACGTATTAGCGAGAAGAAAATGTCCACGCCTGTCGAAGTTTTGTGCAAG GGATTCCCAGCGgaattttcaatgtatttaaattactgCCGTGGTCTTTGTTTCGAAGAAGCTCCTGATTACATGTATCTTAGACAg TTGTTCCGCATCCTGTTCCGCACGATGAACTACCAGTACGACTACACGTTCGACTGGACGATCCTGCGCCAGCGCAAGCAGCAGAGCACGGAGGccggcgccgcgcccgccgacCGGCGCTCGCCCGCCGTGCAGCGACGCGCGCAGCAGCAGCCCGCGCAGCCGCCGCCCAAGACCGAG TGA
- the LOC124539663 gene encoding casein kinase I-like isoform X4 gives MSSFNHLIAFRQELLIINKYRIIRRIGGGSFGEIFLGINVANGEEVAVKIESIKARHPQLLYESRVYKMLHGGIGIPHIRWYGFERDHNILVMDLLGPSLEDLFNFCSRQFTIKTVLMLADQMLGRVEFVHCKCFIHRDIKPDNFLMGIGRHCNKLYMIDFGLAKKFRDVRTRAHIAYREDKNLTGTARYASINAHLGIEQSRRDDMESMGYVLMYFNRGSLPWQGLKAITKKQKYERISEKKMSTPVEVLCKGFPAEFSMYLNYCRGLCFEEAPDYMYLRQLFRILFRTMNYQYDYTFDWTILRQRKQQSTEAGAAPADRRSPAVQRRAQQQPAQPPPKTEVKSIHAVQNSSRQAVKPHQSVGQLKKKSIPISPTKP, from the exons ATGTCTTCGTTCAACCATCTCATCGCTTTTCGACAAGAacttcttattataaataaatatagaatcatTCGAAGAATCGGAGGTGGCTCATTTGGTGAAATTTTTTTGGGAATAAACGTTGCCAATGGCGAG GAGGTCGCTGTTAAGATAGAATCGATTAAGGCGCGGCATCCACAGCTTCTCTATGAGAGTCGAGTATATAAAATGCTCCATGGGGGCATTGGCATACCACATATCAG ATGGTACGGCTTCGAAAGAGACCACAACATCCTCGTCATGGACCTTCTTGGTCCATCTCTGGAGGACTTGTTCAACTTTTGTTCGCGTCAATTCACAATCAAGACGGTTCTTATGCTTGCAG ATCAAATGCTGGGTCGCGTGGAGTTCGTCCACTGCAAGTGTTTCATCCACCGCGACATAAAGCCGGACAACTTCCTGATGGGTATCGGTCGGCACTGCAACAAGCTATACATGATCGACTTCGGTCTCGCGAAGAAGTTCCGAGACGTGCGCACCCGAGCCCACATCGCCTACCGCGAGGACAAAAACCTGACTG GCACAGCCCGCTATGCGTCTATCAACGCTCACCTCGGTATCGAGCAATCCCGGCGAGATGACATGGAATCTATGGGCTACGTACTTATGTATTTCAATAG AGGTTCCCTGCCGTGGCAAGGCTTGAAAGCTATcacaaagaaacaaaaatacgaACGTATTAGCGAGAAGAAAATGTCCACGCCTGTCGAAGTTTTGTGCAAG GGATTCCCAGCGgaattttcaatgtatttaaattactgCCGTGGTCTTTGTTTCGAAGAAGCTCCTGATTACATGTATCTTAGACAg TTGTTCCGCATCCTGTTCCGCACGATGAACTACCAGTACGACTACACGTTCGACTGGACGATCCTGCGCCAGCGCAAGCAGCAGAGCACGGAGGccggcgccgcgcccgccgacCGGCGCTCGCCCGCCGTGCAGCGACGCGCGCAGCAGCAGCCCGCGCAGCCGCCGCCCAAGACCGAG GTGAAGTCTATCCATGCGGTTCAGAATTCGAGTAGACAGGCGGTCAAACCTCACCAGTCGGTCGGTCAGTTGAAGAAGAAATCCATTCCGATATCGCCGACGAAACCTTGA
- the LOC124539663 gene encoding casein kinase I-like isoform X3, whose translation MSSQLRHIFIADRYKIVAKLGQGSFGEIYQANHRYTGEEVAVKIESIKARHPQLLYESRVYKMLHGGIGIPHIRWYGFERDHNILVMDLLGPSLEDLFNFCSRQFTIKTVLMLADQMLGRVEFVHCKCFIHRDIKPDNFLMGIGRHCNKLYMIDFGLAKKFRDVRTRAHIAYREDKNLTGTARYASINAHLGIEQSRRDDMESMGYVLMYFNRGSLPWQGLKAITKKQKYERISEKKMSTPVEVLCKGFPAEFSMYLNYCRGLCFEEAPDYMYLRQLFRILFRTMNYQYDYTFDWTILRQRKQQSTEAGAAPADRRSPAVQRRAQQQPAQPPPKTE comes from the exons ATGTCTAGCCAACTCAGGCATATATTTATTGCCGATAGATATAAAATAGTGGCAAAATTAGGACAAGGTTCATTTGGTGAAATATATCAGGCGAACCACAGATATACTGGAGAG GAGGTCGCTGTTAAGATAGAATCGATTAAGGCGCGGCATCCACAGCTTCTCTATGAGAGTCGAGTATATAAAATGCTCCATGGGGGCATTGGCATACCACATATCAG ATGGTACGGCTTCGAAAGAGACCACAACATCCTCGTCATGGACCTTCTTGGTCCATCTCTGGAGGACTTGTTCAACTTTTGTTCGCGTCAATTCACAATCAAGACGGTTCTTATGCTTGCAG ATCAAATGCTGGGTCGCGTGGAGTTCGTCCACTGCAAGTGTTTCATCCACCGCGACATAAAGCCGGACAACTTCCTGATGGGTATCGGTCGGCACTGCAACAAGCTATACATGATCGACTTCGGTCTCGCGAAGAAGTTCCGAGACGTGCGCACCCGAGCCCACATCGCCTACCGCGAGGACAAAAACCTGACTG GCACAGCCCGCTATGCGTCTATCAACGCTCACCTCGGTATCGAGCAATCCCGGCGAGATGACATGGAATCTATGGGCTACGTACTTATGTATTTCAATAG AGGTTCCCTGCCGTGGCAAGGCTTGAAAGCTATcacaaagaaacaaaaatacgaACGTATTAGCGAGAAGAAAATGTCCACGCCTGTCGAAGTTTTGTGCAAG GGATTCCCAGCGgaattttcaatgtatttaaattactgCCGTGGTCTTTGTTTCGAAGAAGCTCCTGATTACATGTATCTTAGACAg TTGTTCCGCATCCTGTTCCGCACGATGAACTACCAGTACGACTACACGTTCGACTGGACGATCCTGCGCCAGCGCAAGCAGCAGAGCACGGAGGccggcgccgcgcccgccgacCGGCGCTCGCCCGCCGTGCAGCGACGCGCGCAGCAGCAGCCCGCGCAGCCGCCGCCCAAGACCGAG TGA
- the LOC124539663 gene encoding casein kinase I-like isoform X2 encodes MASFERILYCKTKLIINGRYEIIRKIGSGSFGDIFYAKDSTNEEVAVKIESIKARHPQLLYESRVYKMLHGGIGIPHIRWYGFERDHNILVMDLLGPSLEDLFNFCSRQFTIKTVLMLADQMLGRVEFVHCKCFIHRDIKPDNFLMGIGRHCNKLYMIDFGLAKKFRDVRTRAHIAYREDKNLTGTARYASINAHLGIEQSRRDDMESMGYVLMYFNRGSLPWQGLKAITKKQKYERISEKKMSTPVEVLCKGFPAEFSMYLNYCRGLCFEEAPDYMYLRQLFRILFRTMNYQYDYTFDWTILRQRKQQSTEAGAAPADRRSPAVQRRAQQQPAQPPPKTE; translated from the exons ATGGCTTCCTTCGAACGCATTTTATATTGCAAgacgaaattaataataaatggtaGATATGAAATCATCCGCAAAATCGGCAGTGGAAGTTTTGGAGATATATTTTATGCTAAAGACAGTACGAACGAG GAGGTCGCTGTTAAGATAGAATCGATTAAGGCGCGGCATCCACAGCTTCTCTATGAGAGTCGAGTATATAAAATGCTCCATGGGGGCATTGGCATACCACATATCAG ATGGTACGGCTTCGAAAGAGACCACAACATCCTCGTCATGGACCTTCTTGGTCCATCTCTGGAGGACTTGTTCAACTTTTGTTCGCGTCAATTCACAATCAAGACGGTTCTTATGCTTGCAG ATCAAATGCTGGGTCGCGTGGAGTTCGTCCACTGCAAGTGTTTCATCCACCGCGACATAAAGCCGGACAACTTCCTGATGGGTATCGGTCGGCACTGCAACAAGCTATACATGATCGACTTCGGTCTCGCGAAGAAGTTCCGAGACGTGCGCACCCGAGCCCACATCGCCTACCGCGAGGACAAAAACCTGACTG GCACAGCCCGCTATGCGTCTATCAACGCTCACCTCGGTATCGAGCAATCCCGGCGAGATGACATGGAATCTATGGGCTACGTACTTATGTATTTCAATAG AGGTTCCCTGCCGTGGCAAGGCTTGAAAGCTATcacaaagaaacaaaaatacgaACGTATTAGCGAGAAGAAAATGTCCACGCCTGTCGAAGTTTTGTGCAAG GGATTCCCAGCGgaattttcaatgtatttaaattactgCCGTGGTCTTTGTTTCGAAGAAGCTCCTGATTACATGTATCTTAGACAg TTGTTCCGCATCCTGTTCCGCACGATGAACTACCAGTACGACTACACGTTCGACTGGACGATCCTGCGCCAGCGCAAGCAGCAGAGCACGGAGGccggcgccgcgcccgccgacCGGCGCTCGCCCGCCGTGCAGCGACGCGCGCAGCAGCAGCCCGCGCAGCCGCCGCCCAAGACCGAG TGA